One Hypanus sabinus isolate sHypSab1 chromosome 4, sHypSab1.hap1, whole genome shotgun sequence genomic region harbors:
- the LOC132392741 gene encoding gamma-crystallin S-1-like: MKKKNIRIIFYEDRNFQGRHYECSSDCADLSPYFSRCNSIRVESDWWVLYERPNYMGYQYVLSRGEYPDYQRWMGFNDCVKSCRSFPSYRGGTYRIRIYERPDFGGQMMEFLDDCPSVYDRFRYRDIHSCQVMDGYWIFYEQPNYRGRQYFLRPGEYRRYIDWGGYNSAIGSFRRMRDF, from the exons ATCATCTTCTACGAGGACAGGAACTTCCAGGGTCGGCACTATGAGTGCAGCTCTGACTGTGCTGACCTCTCCCCTTACTTCAGCCGCTGTAACTCCATCCGTGTTGAGAGTGACTGGTGGGTGTTGTACGAGAGACCCAACTACATGGGATACCAGTATGTCCTGAGCaggggagagtatcctgactaccAGCGCTGGATGGGTTTCAATGACTGTGTCAAGTCCTGTCGCAGCTTCCCTTCA TACCGAGGAGGCACCTACAGGATAAGGATTTATGAGAGGCCTGACTTTGGAGGGCAGATGATGGAATTCCTGGACGACTGTCCCTCCGTCTACGATCGTTTCCGTTACCGTGACATCCACTCCTGTCAGGTGATGGATGGTTACTGGATCTTCTATGAACAGCCCAACTATAGAGGCCGACAGTACTTCCTGAGACCCGGGGAATACAGGAGATACATTGACTGGGGCGGCTACAACTCAGCCATTGGGTCCTTCAGGCGAATGAGGGACTTCTAG